The following proteins are co-located in the Oscillospiraceae bacterium genome:
- a CDS encoding helix-turn-helix domain-containing protein, protein MTIKIGAKIKALRKKADVTQDRLAEHLGVTAQAISRWESEICYPDIEILPAIADFFNVSLDELVGMNQKQKENKINEYIEKANKEQCAGNFAEAVSVYREAVSQYPSSYKLQAFLASAIGCMDNGVKISLEAANEAINICRRILEDCVDDQIRYHALNILCWVYCRQLDDFDKAMDIVVRLPKIYGSQEFVQAETLKVRMPSEKAEEFVYSFVSALLIIFDKQGLAYCNNKKVMLEMLIGELNGLLSRLDT, encoded by the coding sequence ATGACGATTAAAATAGGCGCGAAAATAAAAGCATTAAGAAAAAAAGCAGATGTTACACAAGACCGTTTAGCCGAGCATTTAGGTGTAACGGCGCAGGCAATATCACGTTGGGAAAGCGAAATATGCTACCCCGATATTGAAATTCTTCCTGCAATTGCAGATTTTTTCAATGTTTCTCTCGACGAGTTGGTAGGTATGAATCAAAAGCAAAAAGAAAACAAGATCAATGAGTATATTGAAAAAGCAAACAAAGAACAATGTGCCGGTAACTTTGCTGAAGCGGTTTCTGTTTACAGGGAAGCTGTGAGCCAGTATCCGTCAAGTTACAAACTCCAAGCCTTTTTGGCTTCCGCAATCGGGTGTATGGATAATGGTGTAAAAATATCTCTTGAAGCAGCCAATGAAGCAATCAATATCTGCCGGCGCATTTTAGAGGATTGTGTTGATGATCAGATTCGCTATCACGCTCTAAACATTTTGTGCTGGGTTTATTGCAGGCAATTGGATGATTTCGATAAAGCAATGGATATTGTTGTAAGACTTCCGAAAATCTACGGATCTCAGGAGTTCGTACAGGCAGAGACATTGAAAGTCCGTATGCCTTCTGAAAAAGCGGAAGAATTTGTCTATTCCTTTGTATCCGCTCTGTTGATAATATTTGACAAACAAGGATTAGCTTATTGCAATAACAAAAAAGTTATGTTGGAAATGTTGATTGGTGAATTAAATGGATTATTATCACGATTAGACACATAA
- a CDS encoding class I SAM-dependent methyltransferase, with protein sequence MNDMNRESWNLHASRFYQEDYLSLDDIDFESYDYPTDKDLNIIGDVSGLSVLEIGSGTCNCGIVLAKKGATVKCSDISIEQLKIGEQVAKKAGVNITTTCSDMVDLSFAESTSFDLVICMNAIGYAKDFGKVCEEVSRVLKPNGRFVFSATHPVMACVGATELWPEDNANPNYSYVGPMQWKWRVEDDFVFTTYRMKISDYVNLLAKNKLYIKRMEELFPVSPLPPDCEFDENEIAVRTRYPSNLVIETMKFSE encoded by the coding sequence ATGAACGATATGAACAGGGAATCATGGAATTTGCACGCATCAAGGTTTTATCAAGAGGATTATTTATCATTAGATGATATTGATTTTGAAAGTTACGATTATCCCACCGATAAAGATTTGAATATAATTGGAGATGTAAGCGGCTTATCTGTTCTTGAAATTGGTTCGGGAACTTGCAATTGCGGAATAGTGTTAGCAAAGAAAGGCGCAACGGTCAAGTGTTCCGATATATCAATAGAGCAATTAAAAATAGGGGAACAAGTTGCCAAAAAAGCAGGGGTTAATATTACTACCACCTGTTCTGATATGGTTGACTTGTCATTTGCCGAATCAACATCATTTGACTTAGTTATTTGTATGAATGCAATCGGATATGCAAAGGATTTTGGCAAAGTATGCGAGGAAGTCAGCCGTGTATTGAAACCAAACGGACGATTTGTTTTTAGTGCAACACACCCTGTTATGGCGTGTGTTGGCGCAACTGAGTTGTGGCCCGAGGACAACGCCAACCCAAACTACAGCTATGTTGGCCCTATGCAATGGAAGTGGCGCGTGGAAGATGATTTCGTTTTTACAACTTACCGCATGAAAATAAGCGACTATGTAAATTTATTAGCAAAGAATAAATTATACATCAAGCGTATGGAGGAACTATTCCCTGTTTCGCCACTGCCTCCCGACTGTGAATTTGACGAAAACGAAATTGCAGTGCGTACACGATATCCGTCTAACTTAGTTATCGAAACAATGAAGTTTTCTGAATAG